The following nucleotide sequence is from Ktedonobacteraceae bacterium.
CAGCTCCTGGCCATTGGTCGCATTCCAGACACGAACAACTCCACCAAGCGATGAGGTTGCCACCGTCTGCCCATCCATCGCCCACGATGCCGATTCGATAGGCTGCGTATGCAACATGAACCGGGTGAGTGGCCGGTAATTGGTCGTATTCCATACCACCGCCTTTTCGTCAAGCGAGCCGGAAACCAGGTAGAATGGAGCTTGCGCAGACCAGGCCAGGGCCGTTATCGCAGCTGTATGCGTATGGGTAGAACGAGCCAGAAGCGCGCCTGTTGACGAATTCAGGAACGATAACTGGTTGAGCGCCCCGGCAGCGAGCCGCCGTCCATCCGGCGACCAGGCAACAGCCCGCACAGGACCGGCCTGCTTGCTCTGAAGATGTACAGCTCCATCGAGTCCCCAGGTGAATAATCGAGCATCGTTCGCGCCGCTTGCCAGGATCATGCCATCCGGCGACCAGCTCACACAACGCACCGGCTGCTGGTGTTGCGAAAATACCAGTAATGACCTGAGTGTAGTGGGCAAGGCCGGTTTTGTGATGGCGGTAGGCGTCATGCCAGTTCGGGCAACTTGCTTTACAGCAGGCGGACTCAGCAGCATTGTTCGATAGGCCGCGTAACCCAGGCCCGTTGTACCTAGCGCCAGGGTAGTTCCTGCCAGGATTAAAAATCCCCTGCGCGTCCAGCGGCCTTTTTTCTTTTTTACCACAGGAAACGCGCCTGATGTATCTTTGTCCGGCAGCATAAAACTATTCGCATCTGCCAATGTTGGAGCAGCATAGAAACCTGGCGGCGAATAATCCGGCTTTCCGTCTAATAGGGCCGCCACAGAGCCATCGATTACATACGAATCGAGGGCAAATCTGGTACGAGGAGCAACACCACATGAAACCAGGCTCTTATCATCGGGTAACACCCGTCCCCCGGAGGCGTAACGCAGCATATAGACCAGCCTGTTGCCAAAGAGATCCGTTTTGGGCAACTTCAATTCTTCGATGAGAGCGGGTACAAGTTCAGAAAGAGGCACTTGAGCAGCTACTTCCACAGCACGTACCGCGCCATAGGCGTTCACTTCGATCAATATTTCGACCGTTTGCATATGTCTTCACACCCCTTTATCTCTTGCTATGTGTCAAAGTATACAATGTTGTCTCTTTTTTCTCAGCGATATGGGGCAAATAGGCTAGACAAATTTTCTGCAATACTTTTGGAAAATTCATGTCTTATCATAAGTAGTAGCTTTATTACTCATCATTTTGAAAAGGGAGAAACTTCATGCTACGCCGGTTGATACGTGTGTGCTGCCTGTGTATTCTCATCTGCAACTTCCTGGTTCCTACCGCAATCAGCACTGCCAGTACCAAAATCACTTACCAGCAGCAGGCATCCGGCGATTTTCCAGTCGTTGACCCTGACTACATCTATAACCAGCTTTTTTACATGGCCACACACTTTCAACACCGCAGCGCGGGCTACAATGTCAACCAGGGGCATGACCAGTTTGCCGCTTACTGGTCGCAGGAAATGGCGCGCAATCTACAGGGTTTCGCGCCACAGGTGCGGCGCGATTATTTCCCGATAGATGGGTGGAAAGGCGCCCCCGCGACCGTGCCGGCATTCAACGTGGAAGTCAGCGTCCCAGGGATCACACATCCAGAGCAGGAGGTCGTGATCGGTTGCCATTATGACGGCCAGCTCAGTTCGACGCAGTCGGCCAACGATGATGCCAGCGGCTGCGCTATCGAATTAGGGGTAGCAAAAGGATTGGCCGCCTACTGGAAAAGCCACCACGTGTATCCGGCGCGCACGCTGCGTTTTGTCATCTTTGACGCGGAAGAATCGGGATTGAACGGCTCATTTTATTATGTCGATAACACCGTCAATGGCGATATTCATACTATTGTCGCTATGATCAATGAGGAGCAGAATGGCATTGCTTACCCGCTGCGTTACCTGGGCCAGCTATCAAACCCGGTGCTGCCCCTCTACATTTTCACGTCGCCGTTGCAAAACAACGATTTCTACCGGGGACGCGATAAACTCACGCAGCAACAGCGCGACAACATCACCCTGTTTGACGCCCTGATGCAGGAGGCAATTACCGCCTCGTTTGCACAATTTCGCGCAATGGGATACCAGATGCTCAGCTATCACGGCAGCAACCACCAGGATGTCTTGCAGCCTATCTTCACGCCCGATCAATACAATAACATTCAAATGCGGGAGGATAACCTGGCGGGCAGCGACGAGGTGCCTTTCACGATAGCCGGTCTGCCCTGCGCTACACCGGTCGGGAACTTTACCTACTATGATAGCAACCCGCCGCCATGGTCGTATCCTTACGATCAACCGACAGATACGATTCAATTAATGAATACCTTTGCCGATGGCAGCTCTCTGCAATCACAGGCCCTGACCTTAGCGCTCGCGATGCCGGGAATGCTGACGACGTGGATGCTCAGCCGCCCCGAAATTCTCGGCACAGCCAGCCTCGATCAGAACCCGGTCGCGGCAATCAGTGATGTTGGCGCGACGAGAGTTAACCGCCCTCTTGCATTAGATGCCAGGGCTTCATTTGATCCTAACAGCAACAATAGCAGTGATTTAAGCTACGCCTGGAATTTTGGCGATGGCACAAAAGCGACGGGTATTGCCGTAACGCATACTTTTAAAGCCGCCGGAAATTATACCTTGACCCTGACGGTCAGTTCGCCCACCGGGAAACGCACCATCAGTAAGCAATTAGATGTAACGACGCAGCCAATCGCCACTAATCCGATACATCTCAACCAGGATGGCAAGCCGCCTGCTAATCCAGCGGTTATGCTGCCTGTTCCCGATAATAGCCTCTCCGATAGAGTAGCGCTGGCATCCACTACGACAGTGCCAATTCCATTGCCAACTACTCCTACCGTGCAACCGGTGGGCTTTTACATCGGTCTGGGTGTTCTGATAGTGATCTTGATAATTGGCGCAGGCTTAGCAATAGTCAGGATGAGAAGAAAGCAAGCTGCTTAGCATATTTATACTCGAGCCTTTCTTGAACCCGTTCAGGCTATTGAAACAACTGGAGAAATTTGGATGTAACAGCTACGCAGCTCGCTATATATCGGTTGGTTGCTCATACTTACACCCGGCTTTTTCAGGAAATGATGCATGATTTACAGGGCTTCGGGCCGCAGCAGCGGCGTGACAATTTTACGATTCGGGGATGGCAGGGCCGTCCGGCGACTGTTCCAGCATTCAACATAGAAGACCCCACCGCCGGGGTCTGGCACTTTCTGGAAAGCCTTCATGAGACATGCACTTCTACTACATGCTGCGTGGTAGAATAAAACCAACGAAGGATACACTATCTCATCGAAAGGGATTGAAGATATGCCAAGGCCCATCTATGTGATTGGACACAAGAACTCCGACCTGGATTCTGTTGCCTCGGCCTATGCCTACGCGCACCTGTTACGAATGCAAGGAGAAGAAGAGGTTATCGCAGCTCGCAACGGCAGTTTGAAGCCAGAAGTGAGCTTCGTCCTTGAGCGATATCACGTCGAACCGCCGGAAGCGGTTGATGATGTGTATCTGCAGGTGCGCGATGTTATGCGGCGCGGCGTCATTTGCGCCTATCTCGACCAGCCAATACTGGAGGCCGGTCAACTGCTTCAGGAGCATCAACGCCGTTCTATGCCCGTTGTTGATACTGAGAATAAAGTTCATGGCATTATCGCCACCGAAGATTTTGCGAAATTGTTCTTTAACGATCTCGACCCGCAATCCGTTAATCGCATCCCGCTCAATCGCCAAAACCTGGCCTCAGTTCTCAAAGGCAGAGTCCTGGTAGAGGGAAGGCGCAAGCTGGGGAATCGCGTGCTTGTGGGAGCGATGCAGGCCGAAACAATGGCCGATTATATCGAGCCTGGCTGCCTGGTCGTACTGGGGGATCGCGAGGATGCCCAGCTAAAGGCTATCGAATGCGGCGCCGCCGCGCTGGTGATTACCGGAGACCTGCTCGTCTCTGAACGAACGCTGCGAGAGGCCCGCAGGCAGGGAGTGATGGTCATCAGTACCGCGCATCACACCTTTACCGCCGTGCGCCTGATTAATCTGAGTATTCGAACGCAGGATATCATGAACCGCGAATTTGATTCGTGCCACCTTGAAGATCAGGTAAGCGAAATACAAAACGTACTGGCGCGCAGGCGTTCGCTACCCGTCGTAGATGGAAAGGGAAAACTTGTAGGATATCTCTCGCGTACCGATCTCATTAATGCTCATCCTAAAAAGGTCATACTCGTCGATCACAATGAGCGCTCGCAGGCGGTAGATGGTATCGAGGAAGCCGAGTTGCTGGGCATCATTGATCACCATCGCATCGCCGATGTTCATACAAACAAACCCATCATGTTCCGCGCCGAACCGGTTGGTTGCACAGGTACAATTATCGCCGGCTTGTATGCCGAAGCGGGCGTCGATATTCCTCGTGAAGTAGCGGGTCTGTTACTGGCCGGCTTATTATATGATACACTGATCCTGCGTTCCCCCACCTGCACGCCACGCGACGAGCGCATTGCCGCAATTCTGGCCGAGGTCGCGGGCGAGGATATCGAGCAGTACGGCCAGGAGATTTTCGCAGCTGCCGCCACCGATCTCAACACGCGCTCCGCCGAAGCATTGCTGACCTCTGATTTCAAGGAATTTAGCGTTGGTGATACAAAGTTTGCCATCGGGACAGTCGAGACGGCCAGCCCAGGAGCTATAGAAAAGCGTAGCGAGGAGCTGTTGCAAACCATGCACAAACTGGCACAGGAACGCGGTTACAGCGTTTTCCTCTTCATGATCGTAGATATCATTAATATGGTCTGTCACCTGTTAATCTGGGGTGGAGAGCGAGCAGTCGCTGAGATATTGGGTGTGCCTCTTGAGGCAGATGGACATTCGGTCGTGGTAGAAGGGCTTGTTTCACGTAAGAAACAACTGGTTCCATTGCTGCCCCGTATCCGTGGCGCAATGTAGGATATCCTGGACGCAATGTAACAAGCGTACACTTTTTATGACCTCCTATAAACGTCCTTGATGTAGCCGATTTGTTTTTCTGTTACCAATCCACTTGTCAGAGGACAAACACTATGCTAAACTATGGTTCGACTCAGTCACCTTTTAAGAGGTCAATATACGTTACTGTACGCTCATTGAAATTGGCACAACACGTATATTACGAAGGTCACTGCTGACCTATTTATCATCTTTTGGTATGCCCAAGGAGGACATTTTCTGACGTGAGCAACTATATTATTATCCCCTTCGTGGTAGGGGTACTCGCGGTCATATTTGCAATCTTGCTTGCAAGATACGTGCTAAGCAAAGATACTGGCACTCCCGCGATGCAGAAGGTCGCGGATGCCATTTTTAAGGGCGCTATGGCGTTCCTCAACCGGCAGTACCGCACAATTGCTATGCTTGCGGTTGTCGCTGCCATCATCGTCGCCCTGGTACTCGCGGCGCTGGGGCAGGGTGATGCCGCTGCTCGAATCAGCCTGGCATGGCACACAGCGATCGCATTCCTGATCGGTGCATTCTGTTCTGGCGTCTCCGGTTACATCGGCATGTACGTGGCCGTAAAATCAAACAGCCGTACCGCCAGTGCCGCCACGCGCAGCCTTGGCGAGGCTCTCATGGTCTCCCTGCGTGGTGGCGCAGTCTCCGGCTTCCTGGTGGTTGCCCTCTCACTGTTGGGAGTCTCGGCAGTTTTCACAGCTTATGGCGGCTTGACCAATCCAGAACTGGCACCTTCCCTTATTGTTGGATTTGGTTTCGGTGCCAGTTTCGTTGCCCTGTTCGCCCAGCTTGGTGGTGGCATTTATACAAAGGCCGCTGACGTGGGCGCCGACCTTGTTGGTAAGGTAGAAGCAGGTATCCCTGAAGACGACCCTCGCAACCCCGCAGTAATTGCGGACCTGGTTGGTGATAATGTTGGCGACTGCGCTGGCCGTGGCGCTGACCTCTTCGAGTCCACCGCTGCCGAGAATATCGGCGCGATGATCCTGGGTGTAGCGCTTTACCTGGCCACCAAGAACGTTGGCTGGATACTCTTCCCGCTGGTTGTTCGTGCGTTCGGCCTGATTGCTTCGGGAATAGGCTTGCTCTGGATTCGTCCTTCGGTAGTAATTGAGCCCGACAAAGCAGCCGGCAAAGACCCCGGTGAGATCGCAATGCAGCAGCTGAACATCGGCTACTTCATCACCTGCGGCCTCTCTGTCATTGGCGTCTTCCTGGGTAGCTACCTCTTACTGGGTGGCGTGGGAGTAAGCAGTTCTAACGGCCTTCCCCCGTGGGTCTGGTTTGGCCTTGCCGGCACCGTTGGTATTCTGCTCAGTATTGCTTTTGTGTACATTACACAGTACTACACAGCAGGTACATGGCGTCCCGTCCGTGAAATCGCTGCCGCTACCTTAACCGGT
It contains:
- a CDS encoding EsaB/YukD family protein, with product MQTVEILIEVNAYGAVRAVEVAAQVPLSELVPALIEELKLPKTDLFGNRLVYMLRYASGGRVLPDDKSLVSCGVAPRTRFALDSYVIDGSVAALLDGKPDYSPPGFYAAPTLADANSFMLPDKDTSGAFPVVKKKKGRWTRRGFLILAGTTLALGTTGLGYAAYRTMLLSPPAVKQVARTGMTPTAITKPALPTTLRSLLVFSQHQQPVRCVSWSPDGMILASGANDARLFTWGLDGAVHLQSKQAGPVRAVAWSPDGRRLAAGALNQLSFLNSSTGALLARSTHTHTAAITALAWSAQAPFYLVSGSLDEKAVVWNTTNYRPLTRFMLHTQPIESASWAMDGQTVATSSLGGVVRVWNATNGQELHGLYMDAPVPMRALAFQPTGSQLAVGGDDGIVRLWNNGLMCQQQVQGQFGMQCQDMPMRLHGHTKAVRALAWSPDGRFLATGGDDSKLTIWYPTRDQVPLLQLQLDTPVLALAWSPDGKMLATASGNAVRVWGLM
- a CDS encoding M28 family peptidase; translation: MLRRLIRVCCLCILICNFLVPTAISTASTKITYQQQASGDFPVVDPDYIYNQLFYMATHFQHRSAGYNVNQGHDQFAAYWSQEMARNLQGFAPQVRRDYFPIDGWKGAPATVPAFNVEVSVPGITHPEQEVVIGCHYDGQLSSTQSANDDASGCAIELGVAKGLAAYWKSHHVYPARTLRFVIFDAEESGLNGSFYYVDNTVNGDIHTIVAMINEEQNGIAYPLRYLGQLSNPVLPLYIFTSPLQNNDFYRGRDKLTQQQRDNITLFDALMQEAITASFAQFRAMGYQMLSYHGSNHQDVLQPIFTPDQYNNIQMREDNLAGSDEVPFTIAGLPCATPVGNFTYYDSNPPPWSYPYDQPTDTIQLMNTFADGSSLQSQALTLALAMPGMLTTWMLSRPEILGTASLDQNPVAAISDVGATRVNRPLALDARASFDPNSNNSSDLSYAWNFGDGTKATGIAVTHTFKAAGNYTLTLTVSSPTGKRTISKQLDVTTQPIATNPIHLNQDGKPPANPAVMLPVPDNSLSDRVALASTTTVPIPLPTTPTVQPVGFYIGLGVLIVILIIGAGLAIVRMRRKQAA
- a CDS encoding putative manganese-dependent inorganic diphosphatase, with product MPRPIYVIGHKNSDLDSVASAYAYAHLLRMQGEEEVIAARNGSLKPEVSFVLERYHVEPPEAVDDVYLQVRDVMRRGVICAYLDQPILEAGQLLQEHQRRSMPVVDTENKVHGIIATEDFAKLFFNDLDPQSVNRIPLNRQNLASVLKGRVLVEGRRKLGNRVLVGAMQAETMADYIEPGCLVVLGDREDAQLKAIECGAAALVITGDLLVSERTLREARRQGVMVISTAHHTFTAVRLINLSIRTQDIMNREFDSCHLEDQVSEIQNVLARRRSLPVVDGKGKLVGYLSRTDLINAHPKKVILVDHNERSQAVDGIEEAELLGIIDHHRIADVHTNKPIMFRAEPVGCTGTIIAGLYAEAGVDIPREVAGLLLAGLLYDTLILRSPTCTPRDERIAAILAEVAGEDIEQYGQEIFAAAATDLNTRSAEALLTSDFKEFSVGDTKFAIGTVETASPGAIEKRSEELLQTMHKLAQERGYSVFLFMIVDIINMVCHLLIWGGERAVAEILGVPLEADGHSVVVEGLVSRKKQLVPLLPRIRGAM
- a CDS encoding sodium-translocating pyrophosphatase, with translation MSNYIIIPFVVGVLAVIFAILLARYVLSKDTGTPAMQKVADAIFKGAMAFLNRQYRTIAMLAVVAAIIVALVLAALGQGDAAARISLAWHTAIAFLIGAFCSGVSGYIGMYVAVKSNSRTASAATRSLGEALMVSLRGGAVSGFLVVALSLLGVSAVFTAYGGLTNPELAPSLIVGFGFGASFVALFAQLGGGIYTKAADVGADLVGKVEAGIPEDDPRNPAVIADLVGDNVGDCAGRGADLFESTAAENIGAMILGVALYLATKNVGWILFPLVVRAFGLIASGIGLLWIRPSVVIEPDKAAGKDPGEIAMQQLNIGYFITCGLSVIGVFLGSYLLLGGVGVSSSNGLPPWVWFGLAGTVGILLSIAFVYITQYYTAGTWRPVREIAAATLTGPATTIITGIAVGFECVALPVLAICVALGLSFFFGSQVTLNTGSPINVGGIFGTAVATMGMLMSCAYILAMDTFGPITDNAGGITEMGGQAESVRDITDALDGVGNTTKALTKGYGIGSAALAAFLLFSAYLDVLYSYTCPASAHCTAIQKATVYSVNLTNIPVFIAALIGITLIFFFSALAIRAVGAAAKRMIEEVRRQFRADPKIMAEDPADRHDPDYARCVDISTRGALRAMVLPGLVAVLTPIIVGVVLGPEPEAGLLMVGTMGGIVLALFLNNGGGAWDNAKKYIEAGYLRVNAQGEMVDRLDPKGTVLGKKSEPHKAGVVGDTVGDPFKDTAGPSLHVLIKLLSTITLVLAPLYITIHPITVALH